In one Deinococcus sp. QL22 genomic region, the following are encoded:
- a CDS encoding type III polyketide synthase → MSVFLHALETAVPPYAYPQSEIRDVLKAQPELDRLGQRIIGTIFNASGIDQRHSAIGEFKRGPGESAGVFFDPETRRMLKPGTGARNEFYIVEASKLFVQAARQVMVASPGIAAHEVTHVITVSCTGFFAPGPDYAVVRALGLRPDVQRFHVGFMGCYAAFPALKMAKAFCEADPDAVVLVVSAELCTLHMRSSNDADTLIASSVFADGAAAALVSARLPSPGTPVLRMDHFETTLTPAGVGEADMAWTIGDLGYEMVLSTYVPSIIETHISGALEPLMAREPALAAGPQNAVQRWAIHPGGRSILDKVQTSLGLSDEQLEPSRNVLRQYGNMSSATVMFILRDLLHGAQDDERVCAMAFGPGLTVETGLMTRLSGLD, encoded by the coding sequence ATGTCTGTTTTTCTGCATGCCCTAGAAACGGCGGTGCCGCCGTACGCCTACCCGCAATCCGAAATTCGGGATGTTTTGAAGGCCCAACCTGAACTTGACCGCCTCGGCCAGCGCATTATCGGCACTATTTTCAATGCGTCCGGGATAGACCAGCGGCACAGCGCCATCGGAGAATTTAAGCGCGGGCCGGGGGAAAGTGCGGGCGTGTTTTTCGACCCCGAAACGCGCCGGATGCTGAAGCCCGGCACAGGCGCACGCAACGAGTTTTATATCGTGGAGGCCAGCAAACTGTTCGTGCAGGCTGCCCGGCAGGTCATGGTGGCCAGTCCCGGCATTGCGGCGCATGAAGTGACCCATGTGATTACCGTGTCCTGCACCGGCTTTTTTGCCCCTGGCCCCGACTACGCGGTAGTGCGCGCGCTGGGACTGCGGCCCGACGTGCAGCGCTTTCACGTGGGTTTTATGGGCTGCTACGCAGCGTTCCCGGCCCTGAAAATGGCCAAAGCCTTTTGTGAAGCCGACCCGGACGCAGTCGTGCTGGTGGTCAGCGCCGAGCTGTGTACCCTGCACATGCGCTCCTCGAACGACGCCGACACCTTGATCGCCAGTTCCGTGTTTGCCGATGGAGCCGCTGCCGCGTTGGTCAGCGCCCGCCTGCCCAGTCCCGGCACACCGGTGCTCAGAATGGATCATTTTGAAACCACGCTCACGCCTGCCGGAGTGGGCGAGGCCGATATGGCGTGGACAATTGGCGACCTCGGCTACGAAATGGTGCTGAGTACTTATGTGCCCTCCATTATTGAGACGCATATTTCGGGAGCGCTGGAGCCGTTGATGGCGCGGGAGCCTGCACTGGCGGCTGGCCCGCAGAACGCCGTGCAGCGCTGGGCCATTCACCCCGGTGGGCGCAGCATTCTGGACAAGGTGCAGACCTCGCTGGGTCTGAGCGACGAACAATTGGAACCTTCCCGCAATGTGCTGCGGCAATACGGCAACATGAGCAGCGCCACTGTCATGTTTATTTTGCGCGACTTGCTGCACGGGGCGCAGGACGATGAGCGGGTCTGTGCAATGGCGTTCGGTCCCGGCCTGACGGTGGAGACTGGGCTGATGACCCGGCTCTCCGGACTGGATTAA
- a CDS encoding transposase: MTALLNLATRVSGIAPYSTVRKSTLCHGLAQQSFTTNQDLQRRAKNAPCGAFLAIDFVMVPHAGLEMEGLNFHYSGQARTQLGHQFTSAALVKFGADPTPLLERFKVSGLLETPAYPYRTATQEMIHTVTQCREAGVSIVGVLLDVEFGRDEVVTFSHDTQIPVLVRAKRNMSVEVEGETLTLNALAVRFLPERCHLYAEFAWRVRRLPVSRAVGAFDVLIVWRKVHGEWSCFFLFSTFDPALTVRTLLRAWKARWGIEVIHRLMKQNFALGRCRCRTIQAQDNWAWCVVEALHAVLLVRQEQPQLAWRAAQRRAARHTELYVLTEVQPVAQQPHAA, encoded by the coding sequence GTGACTGCGTTGTTGAACCTTGCCACCCGTGTGAGTGGCATCGCCCCCTACAGCACCGTCCGGAAAAGCACGCTGTGCCATGGACTGGCACAGCAATCGTTCACGACGAACCAAGATCTTCAGCGTCGCGCCAAGAATGCGCCCTGTGGCGCATTTTTGGCCATAGACTTTGTGATGGTGCCGCACGCGGGGCTGGAGATGGAGGGTCTGAACTTTCATTACAGTGGGCAGGCACGGACTCAATTGGGCCATCAATTCACCTCAGCAGCCTTGGTGAAGTTTGGGGCCGATCCGACGCCACTGTTGGAGCGGTTCAAAGTCTCTGGCCTGTTGGAGACGCCCGCGTATCCGTACCGCACCGCGACCCAAGAGATGATTCACACCGTCACGCAGTGCCGGGAGGCCGGGGTGTCCATCGTTGGGGTGCTGCTTGATGTAGAGTTTGGACGAGATGAGGTCGTGACCTTCAGTCACGACACCCAGATTCCCGTCCTGGTGCGTGCCAAGCGGAATATGAGTGTTGAAGTTGAGGGTGAGACACTCACCCTCAACGCACTGGCGGTGCGTTTTCTCCCCGAACGGTGCCATCTCTATGCTGAGTTCGCTTGGCGTGTCCGTCGGCTCCCCGTGTCGCGTGCAGTCGGGGCCTTCGATGTGCTGATCGTTTGGCGCAAGGTTCATGGCGAATGGAGCTGCTTTTTCCTGTTCAGCACGTTTGACCCTGCCTTGACCGTCCGGACGTTGTTGCGGGCCTGGAAGGCCCGCTGGGGTATTGAGGTCATTCACCGCTTGATGAAGCAAAACTTCGCGCTGGGACGCTGCCGTTGTCGAACCATCCAAGCTCAAGACAACTGGGCTTGGTGCGTGGTCGAGGCTCTCCATGCGGTGCTGCTCGTCCGTCAGGAGCAGCCGCAATTGGCGTGGCGAGCGGCTCAGCGCCGGGCGGCACGACACACGGAGTTGTACGTCCTGACCGAGGTGCAGCCTGTGGCACAACAACCCCACGCCGCGTGA
- a CDS encoding glutathionylspermidine synthase family protein, with the protein MQRLTCPARPDWRGRLSSMGMTWFDATPEHPVPYWTETAAYAFTSAQIRTLQAASQELTDLVLAATGHAIEHRRLTELGIPVWLHDAVQASWERDDPSVYLRLDLAYSGEGQPKLLEVNGQTPTSLIEAAICQWHWLEDQQACGALAPDLSQWNTIHEGLGEQWQHLVGAHGLQHVTFSSARNDEDYATVTYLRDLAQAAGAATSQLFAEDLGTSPDHAHLLDGWSLPIRNLMWLWPLEFAWESRDAPVLATTQTRFIEPLWKAVSSSKGLLALLHELSPGHELLLPATLNPGTLEIPGVLKPLFSREGQNVTLPGQPSTPGEYGDLSCVEQAYTALPEFMAEDGTARYPVLGVWVAGSEVCGLGIREGRGRVTDNRASFIPHFT; encoded by the coding sequence ATGCAGCGCCTGACCTGTCCGGCCCGGCCCGACTGGCGCGGGCGGCTGTCCAGCATGGGCATGACCTGGTTCGACGCCACGCCGGAACATCCAGTGCCCTACTGGACGGAAACCGCTGCCTACGCCTTCACTTCGGCCCAGATTCGCACGCTTCAGGCGGCCAGTCAGGAGCTGACCGATCTGGTGCTGGCGGCCACAGGGCACGCCATAGAACATCGCCGCCTGACCGAACTGGGGATTCCGGTCTGGTTGCATGACGCCGTGCAGGCCTCCTGGGAGCGTGACGATCCGAGCGTCTATCTGCGCCTTGATCTGGCCTACAGCGGAGAGGGTCAGCCCAAACTGTTGGAAGTCAATGGGCAGACCCCCACCAGCCTGATCGAGGCCGCCATCTGTCAGTGGCACTGGCTGGAAGACCAGCAAGCCTGCGGCGCGCTCGCTCCTGACCTGTCACAGTGGAACACCATTCACGAGGGTCTGGGCGAACAGTGGCAGCATCTGGTGGGGGCGCACGGCCTCCAACACGTCACGTTCAGCAGCGCCCGCAACGACGAGGACTACGCCACCGTCACCTATCTGCGTGATCTGGCGCAGGCAGCTGGGGCGGCGACCAGCCAGCTCTTTGCCGAAGACCTGGGCACCTCGCCCGACCATGCCCACCTGCTGGACGGGTGGAGCCTGCCCATTCGGAACCTGATGTGGCTCTGGCCGCTGGAATTCGCCTGGGAATCGCGTGACGCGCCTGTCCTGGCCACCACCCAGACCCGCTTCATCGAGCCCCTCTGGAAAGCGGTGAGCAGCAGTAAAGGCCTGCTGGCGCTGCTGCACGAGCTGTCTCCCGGACATGAGTTGCTGTTGCCTGCCACCCTGAATCCCGGCACCCTGGAGATCCCGGGTGTGCTGAAACCGCTGTTCTCTCGCGAGGGGCAGAATGTGACCCTGCCCGGCCAACCCAGCACCCCCGGCGAGTATGGAGATCTGTCCTGTGTGGAGCAGGCGTACACCGCCCTGCCTGAATTCATGGCCGAAGACGGCACGGCCCGCTATCCCGTGTTGGGCGTCTGGGTGGCGGGAAGTGAAGTCTGTGGGCTGGGCATCCGGGAAGGCCGAGGGCGCGTGACCGACAACCGCGCCAGCTTCATTCCGCACTTTACCTAG
- a CDS encoding class I SAM-dependent methyltransferase — MVLKATLRPDIDFRRRAAELTERMDDPDCDLTKLHRTYAQFAAVNALVSGWWGVYTGQIRPYLRRDQAATLLDIGSGGGDVPRRLAYWAAHDGFRLQVTAIDADARAVAYASSLGTAANLQFRQAFSGDLVQEGQTFDFITSNHLLHHLTAPELTALLEDSERLCRVAVIHSDLERSALAYAAFGVGIGPWFRGSFIREDGMLSIRRSYTAPELAQVAPAGWRVQRQWPYRTLLTYQAPHA, encoded by the coding sequence ATGGTGCTAAAGGCTACTCTGAGACCCGACATCGATTTTCGCCGCCGCGCCGCAGAACTGACCGAACGCATGGATGACCCCGACTGCGACCTGACCAAGTTGCACCGCACCTACGCGCAGTTTGCCGCCGTGAACGCGTTGGTGTCGGGTTGGTGGGGCGTGTATACCGGGCAGATTCGGCCATACCTCAGGCGCGATCAGGCCGCGACCCTGCTGGATATCGGCTCGGGCGGGGGCGATGTGCCGCGCCGTTTGGCATACTGGGCGGCCCACGACGGTTTTCGGCTGCAGGTCACGGCCATTGACGCCGACGCGCGGGCGGTGGCGTATGCCTCTAGCCTCGGCACTGCGGCCAACTTGCAGTTCCGGCAGGCCTTCAGCGGCGACCTCGTGCAGGAAGGACAAACGTTCGATTTCATCACGTCCAACCATCTGCTCCACCACCTGACCGCGCCGGAACTGACCGCCTTGCTGGAAGACTCCGAGCGGCTGTGCCGGGTGGCCGTGATTCACAGCGACCTGGAGCGCAGCGCCCTCGCCTATGCGGCGTTCGGCGTGGGCATCGGGCCCTGGTTCCGGGGATCGTTTATTCGGGAAGACGGAATGCTGTCTATTCGCCGCAGCTACACGGCCCCGGAACTGGCGCAGGTGGCCCCGGCAGGCTGGCGGGTGCAGCGGCAGTGGCCGTACCGCACTCTGCTGACGTACCAAGCTCCCCATGCTTGA
- a CDS encoding sugar nucleotide-binding protein → MTGGGGRLGTELQALLPQILAPSSRELDVTDLKQVRRVIEREQPELIVHAAAYTNIGAAEQEREQCWRVNVEGISHVAEATRMVGAKLIHRE, encoded by the coding sequence ATGACTGGTGGTGGCGGGCGGCTCGGAACTGAACTACAAGCGCTGTTGCCCCAAATTCTTGCACCCAGTAGCCGTGAGCTAGATGTGACCGACCTAAAACAAGTTCGGCGTGTCATTGAGCGGGAGCAGCCTGAACTGATCGTGCATGCGGCGGCGTACACCAATATTGGGGCAGCAGAGCAGGAGCGCGAGCAGTGCTGGCGGGTCAACGTGGAAGGAATAAGCCACGTCGCCGAGGCTACCCGAATGGTTGGAGCGAAGCTTATTCACCGCGAATAG
- a CDS encoding NAD(P)/FAD-dependent oxidoreductase translates to MLDVLIVGGGPVGLFLGCLLAARGLSFQVLERRTEAGAHSRAIGIHPPALEAFEALGIASPLLAAGVPITSGLVRGERGAVLGELDFRAASARFPFILSLPQQRTEQMLEAELGRLAPGTFQRGAEVKAVQDAGAHVQITYEQRGQTHSAQARYVVGADGCRSPMRGLAQIPYPGATYADKYLMGDFPDTTVFGAAAVIGLHAGGVLESFPLPGGLRRWVARTDSLHSAPEAADLTTLVQERSGHALPHAECSMLSAFEVRHHLAAQMVRDRLILIGDAAHEVSPIGGQGMNLGWLDAAALADVFSGGASAATLATFQRRRLRSARIATRQAEINMFFGRPAGAAAQRRRERLVRGLLSSGAEPLLAKAFTMRWL, encoded by the coding sequence ATGCTTGACGTGCTGATCGTGGGCGGCGGCCCCGTCGGGCTGTTTCTAGGTTGCCTGCTGGCGGCGCGTGGCCTGAGTTTTCAGGTCTTGGAACGCCGCACCGAAGCGGGGGCACATTCGCGGGCCATCGGCATCCACCCCCCCGCGCTGGAGGCCTTTGAAGCGCTGGGCATCGCCTCTCCCCTGCTGGCGGCGGGCGTGCCCATCACTTCCGGCCTCGTGCGCGGCGAGCGCGGCGCGGTGCTGGGTGAACTGGATTTCCGGGCCGCGTCAGCCCGCTTTCCCTTTATCCTGTCGCTCCCTCAGCAGCGTACCGAGCAGATGCTGGAGGCCGAATTGGGGCGGTTGGCCCCCGGCACCTTTCAGCGTGGGGCCGAGGTGAAGGCAGTGCAGGACGCTGGGGCACATGTCCAGATTACCTATGAACAGCGCGGGCAGACGCACAGCGCACAGGCCCGCTACGTGGTCGGGGCGGACGGCTGCCGCAGCCCCATGCGCGGGCTGGCACAGATTCCGTATCCGGGGGCCACTTACGCCGACAAGTACCTGATGGGCGATTTTCCCGACACCACCGTATTTGGGGCGGCGGCGGTGATCGGACTGCACGCGGGCGGGGTGCTGGAATCTTTTCCACTGCCGGGGGGATTGCGGCGCTGGGTGGCCCGGACAGACTCGCTGCACTCAGCGCCGGAAGCCGCCGACCTGACCACCCTCGTGCAGGAACGCAGCGGCCACGCCCTGCCACACGCCGAATGCTCGATGCTCAGCGCCTTCGAGGTGCGCCACCATTTGGCCGCCCAGATGGTGCGGGACCGCCTGATCCTGATCGGAGACGCGGCCCACGAGGTCAGCCCGATTGGGGGGCAGGGCATGAATCTGGGTTGGCTGGACGCTGCAGCGTTGGCAGATGTTTTCAGCGGCGGAGCCTCGGCAGCAACGTTGGCCACTTTCCAGCGGCGTCGTCTGCGCTCGGCCCGCATCGCCACCCGGCAGGCCGAAATCAATATGTTTTTTGGCCGTCCGGCAGGAGCAGCAGCGCAGCGCAGGCGCGAACGGCTGGTGCGCGGGCTGCTGAGTTCGGGCGCTGAACCGCTGCTGGCAAAAGCGTTTACGATGCGCTGGCTGTAG
- a CDS encoding O-antigen ligase family protein: protein MSVPPDSPASPPRWIAPWLAASPAMYLLSPLALLALPYLRTLPQPVLWILGFYALSQQLPALFSPEPLLASATALVRTALMFGLIGVGVALKDSQRLRPLAIGVAIIYATALIFSVAGGNDFLISRLTHPYMTPIALGLAGAFGIWTALFIQGHLLWRVPLGLAAIGILLLSGSRGPLAAALVGCMAGLIVRRGRKTALALLLGAVVLLGGFYVGDRLGISAVSRLGSADTTGRDIVWYNTLTVIQSEPWSGVGSYRLGKYLAPPSESCPVVTTLVDNTGCPEWIEKLGSPWLIAHNLTLQQLAETGPLGLLGLFVLLGSIGAAALTTRNSLAVAVLSGLLAATITDNTLLVPTPFFGEVFWVVAGMQLLHMPVLKASAGWLGAGLGAVLSTPLFANALIMTPHLTQREQITLLIAPNSNVSQKQYTAFVQLNAPSGQYRAALHSCNSYCKPLETLSFEISESISPLLTFKVFLPLQEEQTLELRLLPGRSSLHIQPLSIKRWTVRQRL, encoded by the coding sequence GTGTCCGTTCCCCCTGATTCCCCCGCCTCCCCGCCGCGCTGGATTGCGCCGTGGCTGGCAGCTTCACCAGCGATGTATCTGCTCTCGCCGCTGGCCTTGCTGGCCCTGCCCTACCTCCGCACCCTGCCTCAGCCTGTGCTGTGGATTCTGGGGTTCTATGCGCTGAGCCAGCAACTACCCGCCCTGTTTTCTCCAGAACCACTGCTGGCCAGTGCCACCGCCCTCGTCCGGACGGCCCTAATGTTCGGGCTGATCGGCGTTGGGGTGGCCCTCAAAGACAGCCAGCGCCTGCGCCCCTTGGCGATTGGGGTGGCGATCATTTACGCCACCGCCCTTATTTTTAGTGTGGCGGGCGGCAACGATTTTCTAATCAGCCGCCTCACGCACCCCTATATGACGCCCATCGCCCTCGGTCTGGCAGGCGCATTCGGCATCTGGACGGCGCTGTTCATACAGGGCCACCTTCTCTGGCGGGTTCCCTTGGGGCTGGCCGCTATTGGCATTTTGCTGCTCTCCGGCAGCCGGGGGCCACTGGCGGCGGCGCTGGTGGGTTGTATGGCGGGCCTGATTGTCCGGCGGGGGCGCAAGACCGCACTGGCCCTCCTTCTGGGGGCAGTCGTCCTGCTAGGCGGCTTCTATGTCGGAGACCGCCTGGGCATCAGCGCCGTCTCCCGGCTGGGCAGTGCCGATACAACAGGCCGTGACATCGTCTGGTACAACACCCTAACCGTGATTCAGAGTGAGCCTTGGTCAGGGGTGGGCAGCTACCGACTCGGCAAGTATCTCGCGCCGCCTTCGGAAAGCTGCCCGGTGGTCACGACGTTAGTAGACAATACAGGGTGTCCTGAGTGGATCGAGAAGCTGGGCAGTCCATGGCTGATCGCGCACAACTTGACGTTGCAGCAGCTGGCAGAAACGGGGCCTTTGGGCCTGCTGGGCCTGTTTGTCCTGCTCGGCTCCATCGGAGCGGCGGCCTTGACTACCCGCAACTCCTTGGCCGTAGCCGTTTTGTCTGGTCTGTTGGCAGCCACGATCACCGACAATACCCTGCTGGTGCCCACTCCGTTCTTCGGGGAAGTGTTTTGGGTGGTAGCCGGGATGCAACTGCTGCATATGCCGGTGCTCAAGGCCTCAGCAGGATGGTTGGGAGCAGGGCTGGGAGCGGTGTTGTCGACGCCGCTGTTCGCTAATGCACTGATCATGACCCCACACCTAACCCAACGAGAACAGATAACACTTTTGATCGCTCCCAATAGCAATGTAAGCCAAAAACAATACACTGCATTTGTGCAATTGAACGCCCCCTCTGGACAATATAGAGCTGCACTTCATAGCTGCAATAGCTATTGTAAGCCATTGGAAACGTTGTCTTTTGAGATTTCAGAGTCCATTTCGCCTCTGCTGACTTTTAAGGTGTTTTTGCCTCTGCAGGAAGAACAAACTTTAGAATTGCGTCTCTTGCCCGGACGTTCTTCCCTTCATATCCAGCCTCTGAGTATCAAACGCTGGACGGTTAGGCAGCGTTTATGA
- a CDS encoding cold-shock protein, with protein MAAGKVKWFNAEKGFGFIETPGSPDVFAHFSAIQSNGFKKLNEGDEVEFEVEEGQRGKGPQAKNIVVTKAAPAPAFSDRPRRDDRW; from the coding sequence ATGGCCGCAGGTAAAGTGAAATGGTTTAACGCAGAGAAAGGCTTTGGCTTCATCGAAACACCCGGCAGCCCCGACGTGTTTGCACACTTCAGCGCCATCCAGAGCAACGGCTTCAAGAAGCTGAACGAAGGCGACGAAGTGGAATTCGAAGTTGAAGAAGGCCAGCGCGGAAAAGGCCCCCAGGCCAAGAACATCGTTGTCACGAAGGCTGCTCCTGCACCTGCGTTCAGCGACCGCCCCCGCCGCGACGACCGCTGGTAA
- a CDS encoding nucleoside-diphosphate sugar epimerase/dehydratase yields the protein MKVIPSSILKFIFDLVLWTLAALLAYAFRKPSLLASGIPVNVWGYVLLSMVVMGLLAWHYHLPRQAWHRAGILDLTVLARAVAVATLIMFALGFVLQTWLQLPRSVPLLAGVLGFLLMGGVRLATRLTSEQTRRQVAGPQQRVLIVGAGDAGSLIAREMQRHPEAGLLPIGFLDDEPGKQRQRVVGLPVFGRIEDLPAVVQREGAQEVLIAVPSATGDFVRRVVDLARDAQLRHRIIPGVFEILSGDVSINQIRDVNLEDLLRRPAVKLNTGEIAGYIRGRVILVTGAGGSIGSEIVRQIAAFTPSTILLFGRGENSIFGIQQELARTWPEIKQMGLIGDVRDEARLRTVFRDYRPEVVFHAAAHKHVPLMEQTPSEAILNNVMGTRNVVDLCLEFGVARLVNVSTDKAVNPTSVMGASKRVAEMVVSAGAARARETQAFVSVRFGNVLGSRGSVVPTFMAQIRAGGPITVTHPEMVRYFMTIPEAARLVLQAGGLAENGKVYVLNMGDPVKISDLAHDVIRLSGAQNVDVVYSGIRPGEKLYEELLTSGEGTDATTHSEIFSAKLGRVEPTTIHEQLRLLRTHAEQNDAEAIRKDLARMIPENKFGSIR from the coding sequence ATGAAGGTAATTCCATCATCAATTCTAAAATTCATTTTTGACTTAGTTCTTTGGACGTTAGCGGCGCTTTTGGCATACGCTTTCCGCAAACCTTCCCTGTTGGCTTCCGGCATCCCGGTGAATGTCTGGGGCTACGTCCTCCTGAGCATGGTCGTCATGGGCCTGTTGGCGTGGCACTACCACCTCCCCCGGCAGGCCTGGCACCGGGCGGGAATTCTTGACCTGACGGTGTTGGCCCGCGCTGTGGCCGTAGCGACGCTGATTATGTTTGCTCTGGGCTTTGTCCTGCAAACTTGGCTGCAACTTCCCCGCAGTGTGCCGCTGTTGGCCGGAGTGTTGGGTTTTTTGCTGATGGGCGGCGTTCGGCTAGCCACCCGCCTGACCAGCGAGCAGACGCGGCGCCAGGTTGCCGGGCCGCAGCAGCGGGTTCTGATTGTCGGTGCAGGAGACGCGGGCAGCCTGATAGCCCGTGAGATGCAGCGTCACCCAGAAGCGGGCTTGCTCCCAATTGGATTTCTGGATGACGAACCCGGCAAGCAGCGTCAGCGGGTGGTGGGCCTACCTGTTTTTGGACGGATTGAGGACTTGCCCGCCGTGGTCCAGCGTGAGGGGGCACAGGAAGTCTTGATCGCGGTGCCGTCGGCAACCGGGGATTTCGTTCGCCGTGTCGTCGATCTGGCCCGTGATGCCCAGCTTCGGCACCGCATCATTCCCGGCGTCTTTGAAATCCTTAGCGGTGACGTCAGTATCAACCAGATTCGGGATGTCAATTTGGAAGACTTGCTGCGTCGCCCGGCGGTCAAACTCAATACCGGTGAAATTGCGGGATATATCCGAGGCCGCGTCATTCTGGTTACCGGCGCAGGCGGTAGCATCGGCTCCGAAATCGTCCGTCAGATCGCTGCATTCACGCCGTCCACCATTTTGCTGTTCGGGCGGGGCGAAAACAGTATCTTCGGTATTCAGCAGGAATTGGCCCGAACCTGGCCGGAAATCAAGCAGATGGGTCTCATCGGAGATGTGCGCGACGAGGCCCGCCTGCGAACGGTGTTTAGAGACTACCGCCCGGAAGTGGTCTTCCACGCGGCGGCCCATAAGCACGTGCCGTTGATGGAACAGACGCCCTCTGAGGCGATCCTGAACAACGTGATGGGCACGCGCAACGTCGTTGATCTGTGCTTGGAATTTGGTGTGGCCCGCCTCGTGAATGTCTCCACTGATAAGGCTGTCAATCCGACAAGCGTTATGGGGGCGTCCAAGCGTGTCGCAGAAATGGTTGTGTCAGCAGGTGCCGCGCGCGCCCGTGAAACACAGGCCTTCGTATCCGTACGGTTCGGCAATGTGCTGGGCAGCCGGGGCAGCGTCGTGCCCACGTTTATGGCCCAAATTCGGGCAGGCGGCCCCATCACCGTCACGCACCCGGAAATGGTGCGCTACTTCATGACCATCCCCGAAGCGGCCCGCCTCGTGTTACAAGCAGGTGGCCTCGCTGAAAACGGCAAAGTCTACGTGCTTAACATGGGTGATCCCGTCAAAATCTCTGATCTCGCCCACGACGTTATTCGTCTGAGTGGTGCTCAAAATGTGGACGTGGTCTACAGCGGCATTCGCCCCGGCGAAAAATTGTATGAAGAACTGCTGACCAGCGGGGAAGGTACGGACGCCACCACCCACAGCGAAATCTTCAGCGCCAAATTGGGCCGGGTAGAACCGACGACGATTCATGAACAGCTGCGCCTGCTGCGTACCCACGCTGAGCAGAACGATGCAGAAGCGATCCGCAAGGATCTGGCCCGCATGATTCCGGAGAATAAATTTGGGAGCATCCGCTGA
- a CDS encoding serine hydrolase gives MRPHVLIVLTASAVASAQSSEVTTSAAAITRLLGAEQPQAEWFAPEFLAQVTFETINAQLAGIRQSIGAFVRLDPGQGQPLAVFERGTLLITTAPVDAQGRLTSFGAVPGPSSPAAQTPQISSLLTRVFEPGQVDAALFAPDFLAAVPVASLQQTLNSVRAQFGAFVRVDLSQPVPQVIFENGTLNVTTFALNDGGQISGLVIAPATPEASFATLVEAQAAFAALPGRVSLLVREVGSSQPPLAALSSGRLLAVASSFKLAILGELQAQINAGQRAWTDEVTLEDPDKSLPSGSLQNEATGSLYSLRDLATRMISVSDNTATDLLLRVVGRAAVEARLGQTAMPSTREAFALKNPANLELLRAYRSAGLNRAARRAVLTQAATALLPGTGVFAGGPVAQDVEWFASTERLCNLMAEVAALPETQFNPGVADANDFEDISYKGGSEGGVLNLTTQVTTKAGRTLCISATWNDARNLNEGQFLGLYTGLLKLLR, from the coding sequence ATGCGCCCTCACGTCCTGATTGTCCTGACTGCCTCTGCTGTCGCCTCTGCTCAAAGCAGTGAGGTGACCACTTCTGCAGCGGCCATCACCCGCTTACTGGGGGCCGAGCAACCGCAGGCCGAGTGGTTTGCGCCCGAATTCCTTGCTCAAGTGACGTTTGAAACCATCAACGCGCAGCTGGCCGGGATTCGTCAGTCAATTGGGGCATTCGTGCGGCTGGATCCGGGGCAGGGGCAACCGCTGGCTGTCTTTGAGCGCGGCACGCTGCTGATTACTACCGCACCTGTAGACGCGCAGGGCCGCCTGACCAGCTTCGGCGCAGTGCCCGGCCCAAGTTCGCCTGCGGCCCAGACGCCTCAAATCTCCTCACTCCTGACCCGCGTTTTTGAGCCAGGACAGGTAGACGCCGCCCTTTTTGCACCAGACTTTTTGGCCGCCGTACCTGTGGCGTCGTTGCAACAAACCCTGAACAGTGTGCGGGCCCAGTTTGGAGCCTTCGTGCGGGTGGATCTTTCTCAACCCGTGCCACAAGTTATTTTCGAGAACGGAACACTAAATGTCACGACTTTTGCCCTCAATGATGGGGGCCAGATTTCGGGCCTCGTGATCGCACCTGCCACACCCGAAGCTTCGTTTGCGACATTGGTCGAGGCTCAAGCTGCCTTTGCCGCGCTGCCGGGGCGGGTCAGCCTACTGGTGCGCGAAGTAGGCAGTTCTCAGCCGCCACTCGCCGCGCTGAGTTCGGGCCGTCTGCTGGCGGTGGCATCCTCCTTCAAGCTGGCAATTTTGGGCGAGTTGCAGGCCCAGATCAATGCGGGCCAGCGGGCCTGGACGGATGAGGTGACGCTGGAGGACCCCGACAAGAGCCTGCCCAGTGGGAGCCTGCAAAACGAGGCGACGGGCAGCCTCTACTCCCTGCGCGATTTGGCGACCCGCATGATCAGTGTGAGCGACAACACCGCCACCGACCTGCTGCTGCGCGTGGTGGGGCGGGCGGCGGTAGAAGCACGGCTGGGGCAAACGGCCATGCCCAGTACCCGCGAGGCCTTTGCACTGAAGAATCCGGCCAACTTGGAGTTGCTGCGGGCCTACCGTTCGGCGGGCCTGAACCGGGCGGCGCGGCGGGCCGTGTTGACTCAGGCGGCCACCGCGCTGCTGCCGGGTACAGGCGTGTTTGCAGGCGGCCCTGTCGCGCAGGACGTGGAATGGTTTGCCAGCACCGAGCGGCTGTGCAACCTGATGGCCGAGGTTGCTGCCCTGCCGGAAACCCAGTTCAATCCCGGTGTAGCAGACGCCAACGATTTTGAGGACATCAGCTACAAAGGCGGCAGCGAGGGCGGCGTGCTGAACCTGACCACGCAGGTGACAACCAAAGCGGGCCGCACGCTGTGTATCAGCGCCACTTGGAATGACGCCCGCAATCTCAATGAAGGTCAGTTTCTAGGATTGTACACAGGCCTCCTCAAGCTGCTGCGCTAA